A genomic region of Pelodiscus sinensis isolate JC-2024 chromosome 1, ASM4963464v1, whole genome shotgun sequence contains the following coding sequences:
- the LOC102452472 gene encoding C->U-editing enzyme APOBEC-1-like, translating to MVSGCERVTDSYLRWKIQPKEFKDVYDPSALPKVTYLLYEIRWVKSTKIWRNWYRNTYTQHAEVNFLENAFKERSLNPLTHCSVTWFLSWSPCWKCSQSVVEFRKAYPKVNLEIYVARLFRHEEECNRQGLRDLVMNGVTIRVMNLSAYNYCWRTFVSHQQGDDYWPWHLTPWIMFFSFELQLILQGFRDSLQICPARSNQIPSCSLIQPEYCHLMPRQRVNTEAIHVTSPHYWHESAAKHQHSLAFGPGLSVSHLQQPAFRSRLPVSHYQPLMCGPGPIVSHLQQRMFIPGPAISHQQPLMIGPGPLTRPVFRPALPANQRQ from the exons ATGGTTTCTGGCTGTGAGAGAG TGACTGACTCATATTTAAGGTGGAAGATACAGCCAAAGGAGTTTAAGGATGTTTATGATCCGAGTGCACTTCCTAAGGTTACTTATCTGCTCTATGAAATCAGATGGGTGAAGAGCACCAAGATATGGAGAAACTGGTACCGAAACACCTACACCCAGCATGCTGAAGTCAACTTCCTGGAAAATGCCTTCAAGGAAAGATCTCTGAATCCTTTGACTCACTGCTCTGTCACCTGGTTCCTGTCCTGGAGTCCTTGTTGGAAATGCTCCCAATCTGTGGTAGAGTTTCGGAAGGCATATCCCAAAGTGAACCTAGAAATATATGTAGCGCGGCTCTTTCGGCATGAAGAAGAATGCAACCGTCAAGGCCTTCGTGACCTGGTGATGAACGGAGTCACCATAAGAGTCATGAACCTCTCAG CTTACAACTATTGTTGGAGAACATTTGTCAGCCATCAACAGGGAGATGATTACTGGCCGTGGCACCTCACCCCATGGATAATGTTCTTTTCTTTTGAACTCCAGTTGATCCTTCAG GGATTTCGAGACAGCTTACAGATCTGCCCAGCAAGAAGCAACCAGATTCCGAGTTGTAGTCTTATTCAACCAGAATATTGTCACCTAATGCCTCGGCAAAGGGTTAACACAGAAGCCATTCATGTGACATCACCACACTACTGGCATGAATCAGCAGCCAAGCATCAGCACTCACTAGCATTTGGGCCTGGACTATCTGTCAGTCACCTACAACAGCCAGCATTTAGGTCTAGACTACCAGTTAGTCATTATCAGCCACTAATGTGTGGGCCTGGACCCATTGTCAGTCACCTGCAACAGCGAATGTTTATTCCTGGACCAGCAATCAGTCACCAGCAGCCACTAATGATTGGGCCAGGACCATTGACCAGACCTGTCTTTAGGCCAGCACTACCAGCCAATCAGCGACAGTAA
- the LOC112545270 gene encoding C->U-editing enzyme APOBEC-1-like isoform X3, with product MQKWGLARAFQNLASTGSGKKKLPPKILILGFWEICIHHPSKSKKTRKEITWEISSLRWKIQSNDFKENYNPGTTPKVTYLLYEMKWGRSKKFWRQWCKSNTAQHAEVVCLERDFKTAEFRPSVRCSITWFLSWSPCGECCHCIVEFLKAHPSVTLKIRFARVFRREDECNQQGIRNLMKNGVDIDIMKLKGLPLLSARHQ from the exons atgcagaagtgggggctcgCAAGAGCATTCCAAAATCTTGCTTCTACAGGCTCTGGTAAGAAAAAACTTCCTCCAAAAATCCTAATACTTGGATTTTGGGAAATCTGCATCCACCACCCGAGTAAGTCCAAGAAAACCAggaaagagatcacttgggaaatctcctccctaag GTGGAAGATACAATCAAATGATTTTAAGGAAAATTACAACCCAGGTACAACTCCAAAAGTGACATACCTGCTGTATGAAATGAAGTGGGGCAGAAGTAAAAAGTTCTGGAGGCAGTGGTGTAAAAGCAACACAGCCCAACATGCTGAAGTTGTATGCCTGGAACGTGATTTCAAGACGGCAGAGTTCAGGCCATCAGTGCGCTGCTCCATCACCTGGTTCCTGTCCTGGAGTCCCTGTGGGGAATGCTGCCACTGTATTGTGGAGTTCCTGAAGGCCCACCCCAGTGTGACTCTGAAAATTAGATTTGCAAGGGTCTTTAGACGTGAGGACGAATGCAACCAACAAGGCATCAGGAACTTGATGAAGAACGGAGTAGACATAGACATCATGAAACTGAAAG